A DNA window from Vigna angularis cultivar LongXiaoDou No.4 chromosome 1, ASM1680809v1, whole genome shotgun sequence contains the following coding sequences:
- the LOC108323757 gene encoding UPF0613 protein PB24D3.06c, translated as MNPSLTSSSSSSSSSWLFGIVRPGRSSSLKMSTNSSAVAASTDSGGPVVRRNQFRGVLFKYGPKSIQVAFKTGDFKRQVIFIGGLTDGFLATSYLEPLAIALDRENWSLVQFLMSSSYSGYGTSSLQQDAKELDQLINYLINKEESEGVALLGHSTGCQDIVHYMRTNYACSRAVRAAIFQAPVSDREYQATLPHTASMIDLAAKMISEGRGLELMPREADPSAPITAYRYHSLCSYNGDDDMFSSDLSEDQLKMRLGHMSNTHCQVIFSMSDEYVPDYVDKKALVERLCRAMGGAEKVEIEYGNHSLSNRVEEAVDAIIDFLKREGPKGWDDPWS; from the exons ATGAATCCTTCTCTcacttcttcctcctcctcttcatcttcgTCCTGGCTCTTTGGAATCGTTCGACCGGGTCGTTCAAGCAGTTTGAAGATGTCCACTAATTCCTCCGCCGTCGCTGCCTCCACCGACTCCGGCGGTCCCGTCGTCCGCAGAAATCAGTTCCGAGGGGTTCTTTTCAAGTACGGTCCCAAGTCTATTCAG GTTGCATTTAAGACTGGCGATTTCAAGCGGCAAGTCATCTTTATTGGTGGATTGACCGATGGTTTTCTTGCTACTTC ATACTTGGAACCTTTGGCAATTGCTCTGGACCGTGAGAATTGGTCATTAGTTCAATTTCTTATGTCATCTTCTTACAGTGGATATGGCACCTCCAGTTTGCAACAA GATGCCAAGGAGCTCGATCAgctgattaattatttaattaacaaaGAGGAATCCGAAGGCGTGGCATTGCTAGGGCATAGTACCGGCTGTCAG GATATTGTGCATTATATGCGCACAAATTATGCTTGCTCCCGAGCAGTTCGTGCTGCCATCTTTCAG GCTCCTGTCAGTGATAGGGAATATCAGGCTACGCTCCCTCACACAGCTTCTATGATTGACTTGGCTGCTAAGATGATAAGTGAAGGGCGAGGTTTAGAGTTAATGCCAAGGGAAGCGGATCCTAGTGCCCCAATAACTGCCTATAG gtATCACTCCCTATGTTCATATAATGGTGATGATGACATGTTCAGTTCTGACCTGAGTGAAGACCAGTTGAAGATGAGGCTGGGGCATATGTCTAACACACATTGTCAG GTTATATTTTCAATGAGTGACGAATATGTGCCAGATTACGTTGATAAGAAAGCTCTAGTTGAGCG GTTATGCAGAGCGATGGGAGGAGCAGAGAAAGTAGAGATCGAATATGGAAATCACTCCCTCTCTAACAGAGTTGAAGAAGCTGTTGATGCTATTATTGATTTCTTAAAAAGAGAGGGACCCAAAGGCTGGGATGATCCATGGAGTTAA
- the LOC108341364 gene encoding adenylate isopentenyltransferase 5, chloroplastic has protein sequence MNMVSVSAVCKAVASINPGLTMSPLSLFRQRNKEKVVVIMGATGTGKSKLGIDLATHFPPAEIVNSDKMQVYEGLDITTNKVTEDECRGVPHHLLGTVQPNIDFTADDFCHHATLAVGSILKRDGLPIIAGGSNSFLDALVNHYPDFRLRYHCLFLWVDVSLPVLHSSLSARVDRMIRAGQVDEVRPFFQYHNRDYTLGIRKAIGVPEFHSFFQAEADGADERTKEKLLQAAIASIKINNCNLATRQLHKIHRLHAIFKRNMHRLDATEVFLRSTPQEAEQAWEDHVLSKSRRILHNFLYDDAHVDVALASVIASSSPPMAAAAATR, from the coding sequence ATGAACATGGTATCGGTTTCAGCGGTGTGCAAGGCGGTGGCGAGTATCAACCCGGGACTGACGATGTCTCCGCTGTCGCTGTTCAGGCAGCGCAACAAGGAAAAGGTTGTGGTCATAATGGGAGCGACGGGGACAGGAAAGTCAAAGCTTGGCATAGACCTTGCCACTCACTTCCCACCAGCGGAGATAGTCAACTCCGACAAAATGCAAGTGTACGAAGGTCTCGACATCACCACCAACAAAGTCACAGAAGACGAGTGCCGAGGGGTCCCACACCATCTCCTAGGCACTGTCCAACCCAACATTGATTTCACTGCCGACGACTTTTGCCACCACGCCACCCTCGCCGTCGGCTCCATTTTGAAACGCGACGGCTTGCCCATCATTGCCGGTGGCTCTAACTCTTTCCTCGACGCCTTGGTCAACCACTACCCTGACTTTCGCTTGCGCTACCACTGTTTGTTCCTCTGGGTCGACGTCTCCCTCCCTGTCCTCCACTCCTCTCTCTCCGCACGTGTTGATCGCATGATCCGCGCCGGGCAGGTCGACGAGGTTAGACCATTTTTCCAATACCACAACCGCGACTACACCCTGGGCATTCGAAAGGCCATTGGCGTCCCCGAGTTTCATTCCTTTTTCCAGGCCGAAGCCGACGGAGCCGACGAGAGGACCAAGGAGAAGCTCCTCCAGGCTGCCATTGCCTCCATCAAAATCAACAACTGCAACCTCGCCACCCGACAGCTCCACAAGATCCACCGCCTCCACGCCATTTTCAAACGGAACATGCACCGCCTCGACGCCACCGAAGTTTTCCTCAGGAGCACTCCCCAAGAAGCAGAGCAAGCGTGGGAGGATCACGTTCTGTCCAAAAGTCGAAGGATTCTTCACAACTTCCTCTACGACGACGCGCATGTTGATGTTGCTCTTGCTTCTGTTATCGCTTCTTCTTCGCCGCCCATGGCCGCAGCCGCCGCAACTCGCTAG